In Streptomyces sp. NBC_00433, a single genomic region encodes these proteins:
- a CDS encoding DUF881 domain-containing protein produces MCGMPQPRPDRSSPVPGAAQRRPDASMFLLTNVMEHALDDGYAEAAARRGQVGTSRLPTSLSGRLGLAAGLLLAAIVVTVGAAQAHRAAPTEAKERQKLIDRVQAETRSADSLQKSVDGLRDTVSAEQRAALRDRGGDTGRLDLPAGATPVHGPGVKLVVDDAKEAAQGDTGGPRESSGFTDTGRVRDRDMQRVVNGLWASGAEAVSVNGQRLTALSAIRAAGDAILVDNRPLVPPYTVLAIGDGEKLSTAFQDSADGQYLHVLEENYGIRASVTVEKDVRLAAAPSLIVRYARPVAGSSGPADTAATGKVSQ; encoded by the coding sequence ATGTGCGGCATGCCGCAGCCGCGACCCGATCGGAGCAGCCCCGTGCCCGGGGCTGCTCAGCGGCGGCCCGACGCCTCGATGTTCCTGCTCACGAACGTCATGGAGCACGCTCTCGACGACGGGTACGCGGAGGCGGCGGCCCGCCGCGGCCAGGTCGGCACCTCGCGGCTGCCGACATCGCTCAGCGGCCGGCTGGGGCTTGCCGCAGGCCTGCTGCTCGCGGCGATCGTGGTCACCGTGGGCGCCGCCCAGGCACACCGGGCGGCCCCCACCGAGGCCAAGGAGCGGCAGAAGCTGATCGACCGCGTCCAGGCGGAGACCAGGAGCGCGGACAGCCTGCAGAAGAGCGTCGACGGCCTGCGCGACACCGTGTCCGCCGAGCAGCGTGCCGCGCTGCGCGACCGGGGCGGCGACACCGGACGGCTCGACCTTCCCGCGGGCGCGACCCCGGTGCACGGCCCCGGGGTGAAGCTGGTCGTGGACGACGCCAAGGAGGCCGCGCAGGGCGACACCGGCGGCCCGCGGGAGAGCAGCGGATTCACCGACACCGGGCGGGTCCGCGACCGCGACATGCAGCGGGTGGTGAACGGCCTGTGGGCGTCCGGCGCGGAGGCGGTCAGCGTCAACGGACAGCGGCTGACGGCACTGTCGGCCATTCGGGCGGCGGGGGACGCCATACTGGTCGACAACAGACCGCTGGTGCCGCCGTATACGGTGCTGGCGATCGGTGACGGGGAAAAGCTGAGCACGGCCTTCCAGGACAGTGCGGACGGTCAGTATCTGCACGTCCTGGAGGAGAACTACGGGATCCGGGCGAGCGTCACAGTGGAGAAGGACGTCCGCCTGGCGGCCGCGCCCAGCCTGATCGTGCGCTACGCCCGGCCGGTCGCGGGCAGCAGCGGGCCGGCGGACACCGCCGCAACAGGGAAGGTTTCGCAGTGA
- a CDS encoding small basic family protein codes for MIAVLGLVVGVVVGLVVRPVVPTGVEPYLPIAVVAALDAVFGGLRAMLDGIFDDKVFVVSFLSNVVVAALIVFLGDKLGVGAQLSTGVVVVLGIRIFSNAAAIRRHVFRA; via the coding sequence GTGATCGCCGTACTGGGCCTCGTCGTCGGAGTCGTGGTCGGACTGGTGGTGCGCCCCGTGGTGCCGACCGGGGTCGAACCGTATCTCCCGATCGCCGTCGTCGCCGCGCTGGACGCCGTCTTCGGCGGTCTGCGCGCGATGCTCGACGGGATCTTCGACGACAAGGTCTTCGTGGTCTCCTTCCTGTCCAACGTGGTCGTGGCCGCGCTGATCGTCTTCCTCGGCGACAAGCTCGGGGTCGGCGCGCAGCTGTCGACCGGTGTGGTGGTCGTGCTGGGCATCAGGATCTTCTCCAACGCCGCGGCCATCCGCCGCCATGTCTTCCGGGCGTGA
- a CDS encoding DUF881 domain-containing protein produces the protein MSDEHDHEPRTEPKPQAEPEPHTEPVPHGEPGDAARDADAPVAPQPSGRQRLLAGLWPPRASRAQLTVAVLLFVLGLGLAIQVNTTSDNGGPLRGARQEDLVRILTEVDNRTQRLEDEKRGLETQRSELQSSSDQAAEALKQTRQKEQQLGILAGTVAAEGPGITLTISDPDGGVAADSLLDTLQELRAAGAEAIQINQVRVVADTYFTDGAGGVLIDGRQVSQPYVFKVIGNPQDLEPALNIPGGVVQTLEKEQATAEVVRSQKIVVDALRPLEQPDYARSSSR, from the coding sequence ATGAGCGACGAGCACGACCACGAGCCCCGTACCGAGCCGAAGCCTCAAGCTGAGCCGGAGCCCCATACCGAGCCCGTGCCCCATGGTGAGCCAGGGGACGCGGCTCGCGACGCCGACGCGCCGGTCGCGCCGCAGCCGAGCGGGCGGCAGCGGCTGCTCGCCGGCCTGTGGCCGCCGCGGGCCTCGCGCGCCCAGCTGACGGTCGCGGTGCTGCTGTTCGTGCTGGGCCTGGGCCTTGCCATCCAGGTGAACACGACCAGCGACAACGGCGGGCCCCTGCGCGGCGCCCGCCAGGAGGACCTGGTCCGCATCCTCACCGAGGTGGACAACCGCACCCAGCGCCTGGAGGACGAGAAGCGCGGCCTGGAGACCCAGCGCAGCGAACTGCAGTCCAGCTCCGACCAGGCCGCCGAGGCGCTCAAGCAGACGCGGCAGAAGGAGCAGCAGCTCGGTATCCTGGCGGGCACCGTCGCGGCCGAGGGTCCGGGCATCACGTTGACGATCAGCGATCCCGACGGGGGTGTGGCGGCGGACTCGCTGCTGGACACGCTGCAGGAACTGCGGGCGGCCGGCGCCGAGGCGATCCAGATCAACCAGGTGCGGGTGGTCGCCGACACGTACTTCACCGACGGCGCCGGCGGGGTGCTGATCGACGGCCGGCAGGTGTCCCAGCCGTACGTCTTCAAGGTGATCGGGAATCCACAGGATCTGGAGCCGGCGCTGAATATTCCGGGCGGGGTGGTGCAGACGCTGGAGAAGGAGCAGGCCACGGCAGAAGTGGTGAGGTCGCAGAAGATCGTCGTGGACGCCTTGCGGCCGTTGGAGCAGCCTGACTACGCTCGGTCGTCATCGCGGTGA
- a CDS encoding MerR family transcriptional regulator — protein MQRTPGGAGDGTATTDGALLSIGAVLGQLRDEFPEVTISKIRFLEAEGLVEPQRTPSGYRKFAAQDVQRLAYVLRVQRDHYLPLRVIKEHLEGLDRGEQPALPGRTGAEGDPPSQDGPEAALHAPQELRVGREELLAATGADTAELDQWESYGLVEAGRDGGYDAETVVIGRLIADLGRYGLEPRHLRAVKAAADREAGLVEQLVAPLRRHRNPQTRRHAEVTAEELAELSVRLHAAMVRSALRLRLR, from the coding sequence ATGCAGCGAACGCCGGGCGGTGCCGGAGACGGCACCGCCACCACGGACGGCGCACTGCTGAGCATCGGCGCGGTGCTGGGGCAGCTGCGGGACGAGTTTCCCGAGGTCACCATCTCCAAGATCCGCTTCCTTGAGGCGGAGGGCCTGGTCGAGCCGCAGCGCACCCCTTCGGGCTACCGCAAGTTCGCCGCGCAGGACGTGCAGCGCCTCGCGTACGTCCTGCGGGTGCAGCGGGACCACTATCTGCCGCTGCGGGTGATCAAGGAGCATCTGGAGGGCCTGGACCGCGGCGAGCAGCCCGCGCTGCCCGGCCGGACCGGGGCAGAGGGGGACCCGCCGTCGCAGGACGGCCCCGAGGCGGCCCTGCACGCCCCCCAGGAGCTGCGGGTGGGGCGTGAGGAGCTGCTGGCGGCCACCGGGGCGGACACGGCCGAACTGGACCAGTGGGAGTCCTACGGGCTGGTGGAGGCCGGCAGGGACGGCGGCTACGACGCCGAGACCGTGGTCATCGGCCGCCTCATCGCCGATCTGGGCCGCTACGGCCTGGAGCCGCGGCATCTGCGGGCCGTGAAGGCGGCCGCGGACCGGGAGGCCGGTCTGGTGGAGCAGCTGGTGGCGCCGCTGCGCCGGCACCGCAATCCGCAGACCCGCCGACACGCCGAGGTCACCGCGGAGGAGCTGGCCGAGCTGTCGGTGCGGCTGCACGCCGCGATGGTGCGCTCCGCACTGCGGTTGCGGCTCCGCTGA
- a CDS encoding bifunctional nuclease family protein, which yields MNELDVVGVRVEMPSNQPIVLLREVGGDRYLPIWIGPGEATAIAFAQQGMTPARPLTHDLFKDVLEAVGQTLTEVRITDLREGVFYAELVFASGVEVSARPSDAIALALRTGTPIYGSDGVLDDAGIAIPDEQEDEVEKFREFLDQISPEDFGTSNQ from the coding sequence GTGAACGAGCTCGATGTTGTGGGTGTCCGGGTGGAAATGCCCTCCAATCAACCGATCGTGCTCCTGCGTGAAGTAGGAGGCGACCGGTACCTGCCCATCTGGATCGGGCCGGGCGAGGCCACCGCCATCGCCTTCGCGCAGCAGGGAATGACGCCTGCGCGACCGCTGACGCACGACCTTTTCAAGGACGTACTGGAAGCCGTGGGGCAGACGCTCACCGAGGTCCGCATCACTGACCTGCGGGAAGGCGTCTTCTACGCCGAGCTGGTCTTCGCCAGCGGCGTCGAGGTCAGCGCCCGCCCCTCGGACGCCATAGCGCTCGCACTGCGCACCGGGACGCCGATCTACGGCAGCGACGGGGTGCTGGACGACGCGGGGATCGCGATCCCGGACGAGCAGGAGGACGAAGTGGAGAAATTCCGCGAATTCCTCGACCAGATCTCCCCGGAGGACTTCGGCACCAGCAACCAGTGA
- a CDS encoding MerR family transcriptional regulator, with product MRSTGDGSAIGDPYPPLGALARAAGPGAAGTGEAAPADDPEPEQVGYRGPTACAATGITYRQLDYWARTGLVEPSVRPAYGSGTQRLYSFRDVVVLKIVKRLLDTGVSLQNIRTAVRHLRSVGPAELARMTLMSDGATVYECTSPAEVVELLQGGQGIFGIAVGVVWRDVESSLSELHGERVDTGETLVGHNPADELARRRNRAV from the coding sequence GTGAGAAGCACCGGCGACGGTTCGGCGATCGGCGACCCGTATCCGCCCCTGGGGGCGCTGGCCCGCGCCGCCGGGCCCGGGGCGGCGGGGACGGGGGAGGCGGCACCGGCGGACGACCCCGAGCCGGAGCAGGTCGGCTACCGCGGTCCCACGGCCTGCGCGGCCACCGGCATCACCTACCGGCAGCTGGACTACTGGGCGCGTACGGGCCTGGTCGAGCCCAGCGTCCGCCCGGCCTACGGTTCGGGCACCCAGCGGCTGTACAGCTTCCGCGACGTGGTCGTCCTCAAGATCGTCAAGCGGCTGCTCGACACGGGCGTGTCGCTGCAGAACATCCGGACGGCGGTGAGGCACCTGCGTTCGGTGGGCCCGGCCGAGCTGGCCAGGATGACGCTGATGAGCGACGGCGCCACGGTCTACGAGTGCACCTCGCCCGCCGAGGTCGTGGAGCTGCTCCAGGGCGGCCAGGGGATCTTCGGGATCGCGGTGGGCGTCGTGTGGCGGGACGTCGAGAGCTCGCTGTCCGAGCTGCACGGCGAGCGGGTGGACACCGGCGAGACCCTGGTGGGCCACAATCCCGCCGACGAGCTGGCCAGGCGGCGCAACCGGGCCGTCTGA
- a CDS encoding DNA polymerase IV: MRSTPTILHLDMDAFFAAVEQASKPSLRGKPVVVGGLGPRGVVATASYEARVHGVHSAMAMAHARRLCPNAAYLVPRFGIYRRISETVMALLAEASPLIEPLSLDEAFVDLEAGDLAGDPRAVAERLRADILAATGLTASVGLAGSKLLAKIASEQAKPDGLVVVEPGTERALLDPLPVRTLPGVGPATAEHLRRAGVLTVAEIAQAGEPELIRLLGKAHGSSLHAMAVGLDNRPVVADRDVKSISVEDTFDTDLTDRARVRYEVDRLADRCAQRLRGAGRSGRTVVVKIRRYDFSTLTRSETLRAPTDDPAVVKETARRLAEAVDTTGGVRLLGVGVSGLADFTQEDLFAQSAQTLRESDPGPGAGRDTPPELPVTPPPEPEHANRWVPGQDVEHSDHGAGWVQGSGVGRVTIRFEVPSDTEPGRVRTFSVDDPALTRTDPPALTGLPTPAGH; encoded by the coding sequence GTGAGAAGTACGCCCACGATCCTGCACCTGGACATGGACGCGTTCTTCGCCGCGGTCGAGCAGGCCTCCAAGCCGAGCCTGCGGGGCAAGCCGGTGGTCGTCGGCGGGCTCGGACCCCGCGGCGTGGTCGCGACCGCGTCCTATGAGGCGCGCGTGCACGGTGTCCACTCCGCGATGGCCATGGCGCACGCCCGGCGCCTGTGCCCCAATGCCGCCTATCTCGTGCCGCGCTTCGGCATCTACCGGCGGATCAGCGAGACCGTGATGGCGCTGCTCGCCGAGGCGTCGCCGCTGATAGAGCCGCTGAGCCTGGACGAGGCCTTCGTGGACCTGGAGGCGGGCGACCTGGCCGGCGACCCGCGGGCGGTCGCCGAGCGGCTGCGGGCCGACATCCTGGCCGCGACCGGCCTGACCGCCTCGGTCGGCCTCGCCGGCTCCAAGCTGCTCGCCAAGATCGCCTCGGAGCAGGCCAAGCCGGACGGCCTGGTGGTGGTCGAGCCGGGCACCGAGCGCGCGCTGCTCGACCCGCTGCCCGTCCGCACCCTGCCGGGCGTGGGACCCGCCACCGCGGAGCATCTGCGGCGGGCCGGCGTCCTCACCGTCGCCGAGATCGCACAGGCCGGCGAGCCGGAGCTGATCAGGCTGCTGGGCAAGGCGCACGGCAGTTCGCTGCACGCGATGGCCGTCGGCCTCGACAACCGCCCGGTGGTCGCCGACCGCGACGTGAAGTCGATCTCCGTCGAGGACACCTTCGACACCGACCTGACCGACCGGGCCCGGGTGCGCTACGAGGTCGACCGGCTCGCCGACCGCTGCGCCCAGCGGCTGCGCGGCGCGGGCCGCTCCGGGCGCACGGTGGTGGTGAAGATCCGGCGGTACGACTTCTCGACGCTGACCCGCTCCGAGACGCTGCGGGCGCCCACCGACGACCCGGCCGTGGTCAAGGAGACCGCCCGCAGGCTCGCCGAGGCCGTCGACACCACCGGCGGGGTGCGGCTGCTCGGCGTCGGCGTGTCCGGTCTGGCCGACTTCACCCAGGAGGACCTCTTCGCCCAGTCGGCGCAGACCCTGCGCGAGTCGGACCCCGGCCCGGGAGCCGGCCGCGACACCCCGCCCGAGCTGCCCGTCACCCCGCCGCCGGAGCCGGAGCACGCCAACCGCTGGGTGCCGGGCCAGGACGTCGAGCACAGCGACCACGGCGCCGGGTGGGTCCAGGGCAGCGGCGTCGGCCGGGTCACCATCCGCTTCGAGGTGCCCTCTGACACCGAGCCGGGCCGGGTGCGCACCTTCTCCGTCGACGACCCGGCCCTGACCAGGACCGACCCGCCCGCACTGACCGGCCTCCCGACCCCGGCCGGCCACTGA
- a CDS encoding PRC-barrel domain-containing protein has protein sequence MQTDIDPRSLIGRRAFDRDGTRIGTVDEVYLDDATGTPEWAAVRTGFFSRDAFVPLEPSEMVDDALRVPYKKSLIRDAPDFGVGRHLSPEQELQLYHHYGMDVPTVPDGGRGGPRDFGELANGDPRPGDGG, from the coding sequence GTGCAGACCGATATCGATCCGCGAAGCCTCATCGGCCGCCGCGCTTTCGACCGTGACGGTACGAGGATCGGCACGGTGGACGAGGTGTACCTCGACGACGCGACCGGCACTCCGGAGTGGGCGGCGGTACGGACCGGCTTCTTCAGCCGCGACGCCTTCGTACCGCTGGAGCCGAGCGAGATGGTGGACGACGCCCTGCGGGTGCCGTACAAGAAGTCCCTGATCAGGGACGCGCCGGACTTCGGCGTGGGGCGGCACCTGTCGCCCGAGCAGGAGCTGCAGCTCTACCACCACTACGGCATGGATGTGCCGACCGTCCCTGACGGGGGTCGGGGCGGGCCGCGCGACTTCGGCGAACTGGCCAACGGCGACCCGCGGCCGGGCGACGGCGGCTGA
- the gcvP gene encoding aminomethyl-transferring glycine dehydrogenase encodes MTDPTARRTPLAELEAGLPFARRHIGPDAADRAKMLAQVGYGSLDELTEAAVPDTIRSAEALGLPAARTEAEVLAELRELADRNQVLTPMIGLGYYGTFTPPVILRNVMENPAWYTAYTPYQPEISQGRLEALINFQTVVADLTGLPTSGASLLDEGTAAAEAMALSRRVGKVKDGVFLVDADTFPQTTAVIGTRAEPTGVEVVVADLSGGIPAEVAERGVFGVLLQYPGASGAVRDLRPVIEQAHALGAVVTVAADLLALTLLTSPGALGADIAVGTTQRFGVPMGFGGPHAGYMAVRESYARNLPGRLVGVSVDADGDTAYRLALQTREQHIRREKATSNICTAQVLLAVMAGMYAVYHGPEGLAQIARRTHRYAAVLSAGLRAAGVELVHDGYFDTLTARVPGRAAEVVAAARAAGVNLRQTDADLVGIACDETTDRAALTAVLAAFGAAGDIDDLDAAAADALPAGLVRTEPYLTHPVFHLYRSETAMLRYLRRLADRDYALDRGMIPLGSCTMKLNATTEMEPVTWPEFGALHPFAPAEQAEGYLTLIRGLEDQLAEVTGYDKVSLQPNAGSQGELAGLLAVRAYHRANGDTARTVCLIPSSAHGTNAASAVMAGMKVVVVRTGQDGDVDVDDLRAKIDQHREQLAVLMVTYPSTHGVFEDNITDICAAVHDAGGQVYVDGANLNALVGLARPGRFGADVSHLNLHKTFCIPHGGGGPGVGPVAVRAHLAPYLPNHPLQPAAGPATGVGPISAAPWGSAGILPISWTYVRLMGADGLRQATQQAVLSANYVARRLEPHYPVLYTGPDGLVAHECIIDLRPLAKETGVSVDDIAKRLIDYGFHAPTMSFPVAGTLMIEPTESEDLAELDRFCDAMIAIRGEADRVGSGEWPADDNPLRGAPHTAAALGGDWDHPYSRQEAVFPAGVSAADKYWPPVRRIDGAYGDRNLVCSCPPLDAYDN; translated from the coding sequence ATGACTGATCCGACCGCCCGCCGCACCCCGCTCGCCGAGCTCGAAGCCGGCCTGCCCTTCGCCCGCCGCCACATCGGCCCCGACGCAGCGGACCGGGCCAAGATGCTCGCCCAGGTGGGCTACGGCTCGCTCGACGAGCTGACCGAAGCGGCCGTACCGGACACCATCAGGAGCGCCGAGGCCCTCGGGCTGCCCGCCGCCCGCACCGAGGCCGAGGTGCTGGCCGAACTGCGCGAGCTGGCAGACCGCAACCAGGTGCTGACCCCGATGATCGGCCTGGGCTACTACGGCACCTTCACCCCGCCGGTGATCCTGCGCAATGTCATGGAGAATCCCGCCTGGTACACGGCCTACACGCCCTACCAGCCGGAAATCTCGCAGGGCCGGCTCGAAGCCCTGATCAACTTCCAGACCGTCGTCGCCGACCTCACCGGGCTGCCCACCTCCGGCGCCTCACTGCTGGACGAGGGCACCGCGGCGGCCGAGGCGATGGCGCTGTCCCGGCGGGTCGGCAAGGTCAAGGACGGCGTCTTCCTGGTCGACGCCGACACCTTCCCGCAGACCACCGCCGTGATCGGCACCCGGGCCGAGCCGACCGGCGTCGAGGTCGTGGTGGCCGACCTGAGCGGCGGCATCCCGGCCGAGGTCGCCGAGCGCGGCGTCTTCGGCGTGCTGCTGCAGTATCCGGGGGCCTCCGGCGCCGTACGCGACCTGCGGCCGGTCATCGAGCAGGCGCACGCGCTCGGCGCGGTCGTCACCGTGGCCGCCGACCTGCTGGCGCTGACCCTGCTCACCTCGCCCGGCGCGCTCGGCGCGGACATCGCGGTCGGCACCACCCAGCGCTTCGGCGTCCCGATGGGCTTCGGCGGCCCGCACGCCGGATACATGGCGGTGCGCGAGTCCTACGCCCGCAACCTGCCCGGCCGCCTGGTCGGCGTCTCGGTCGACGCCGACGGCGACACCGCCTACCGGCTGGCGCTGCAGACCCGCGAGCAGCACATCCGCCGCGAGAAGGCCACCAGCAACATCTGCACCGCGCAGGTGCTGCTCGCCGTGATGGCCGGGATGTACGCCGTCTACCACGGACCTGAGGGCCTGGCGCAGATCGCCCGCCGCACCCACCGCTACGCGGCCGTCCTGTCCGCGGGGCTGCGGGCGGCCGGTGTGGAGCTGGTCCACGACGGCTACTTCGACACCCTCACCGCCCGGGTGCCCGGCCGGGCCGCCGAGGTCGTCGCCGCGGCCCGCGCCGCCGGCGTCAACCTGCGGCAGACCGACGCCGACCTGGTCGGCATCGCCTGCGACGAGACCACCGACCGCGCCGCGCTGACCGCGGTGCTCGCCGCCTTCGGCGCCGCCGGCGACATCGACGACCTCGACGCGGCCGCTGCGGACGCGCTGCCCGCCGGGCTGGTGCGCACCGAGCCCTACCTGACCCACCCGGTCTTCCACCTGTACCGCAGCGAGACCGCGATGCTGCGCTACCTGCGCCGGCTCGCCGACCGCGACTACGCGCTGGACCGCGGCATGATCCCGCTCGGCTCCTGCACCATGAAGCTCAACGCGACCACCGAGATGGAGCCGGTCACCTGGCCCGAGTTCGGCGCGCTGCACCCCTTCGCGCCCGCCGAGCAGGCCGAGGGCTACCTGACCCTCATCCGCGGCCTCGAGGACCAGCTCGCCGAGGTCACCGGCTACGACAAGGTCAGCCTCCAGCCCAACGCCGGATCGCAGGGCGAGCTTGCGGGCCTGCTCGCGGTCCGCGCCTACCACCGGGCCAACGGCGACACCGCCCGCACGGTCTGCCTGATCCCGTCGTCCGCGCACGGTACGAACGCCGCGAGCGCGGTGATGGCCGGGATGAAGGTCGTCGTGGTCAGGACCGGCCAGGACGGCGACGTGGACGTCGACGACCTGCGCGCCAAGATCGACCAGCACCGCGAGCAGCTGGCCGTGCTGATGGTCACCTACCCCTCCACGCACGGCGTCTTCGAGGACAACATCACCGACATCTGCGCCGCCGTGCACGACGCGGGCGGCCAGGTCTACGTGGACGGCGCCAACCTCAACGCGCTGGTCGGCCTCGCCCGGCCCGGCCGCTTCGGCGCCGACGTCTCGCACCTGAACCTGCACAAGACCTTCTGCATCCCGCACGGCGGCGGCGGCCCCGGCGTCGGACCGGTCGCGGTGCGCGCGCACCTGGCGCCGTACCTGCCCAACCACCCGCTCCAGCCGGCCGCGGGCCCCGCCACCGGCGTCGGCCCGATCTCCGCGGCGCCCTGGGGCTCCGCGGGCATACTGCCGATCTCCTGGACGTATGTGCGGCTGATGGGCGCCGACGGGCTCAGGCAGGCCACCCAGCAGGCGGTGCTGAGCGCCAACTACGTCGCCAGGCGCCTGGAGCCGCACTACCCGGTGCTCTACACCGGCCCCGACGGCCTGGTCGCCCACGAGTGCATCATCGACCTGCGCCCGCTGGCCAAGGAGACCGGCGTCAGCGTCGACGACATCGCCAAGCGGCTGATCGACTACGGCTTCCACGCACCGACCATGTCCTTCCCGGTCGCGGGCACCCTGATGATCGAGCCGACCGAGAGCGAGGACCTGGCCGAGCTGGACCGCTTCTGCGACGCGATGATCGCCATCCGCGGCGAGGCCGACCGGGTCGGGTCCGGCGAGTGGCCCGCCGACGACAACCCGCTGCGCGGCGCCCCGCACACCGCGGCGGCACTGGGCGGCGACTGGGACCACCCGTACAGCCGGCAGGAGGCCGTCTTCCCCGCCGGGGTGTCCGCGGCCGACAAGTACTGGCCGCCGGTGCGCCGCATCGACGGCGCCTACGGCGACCGCAACCTGGTCTGCTCCTGCCCGCCGCTGGACGCCTACGACAACTGA
- a CDS encoding DUF5999 family protein, giving the protein MCQHKPQCPPAEGPDREAAFTVAHHPEQGWSLLCNGVLLFEDTGELLPDGQIIAPHRPLGTEHITTAA; this is encoded by the coding sequence ATGTGCCAGCACAAGCCGCAGTGCCCGCCCGCAGAAGGCCCCGACCGTGAGGCCGCTTTCACCGTGGCCCACCACCCGGAGCAGGGCTGGAGCCTGCTGTGCAACGGAGTGCTGCTCTTCGAGGACACCGGGGAGCTGCTGCCCGACGGCCAGATCATCGCGCCGCACCGCCCGCTGGGCACCGAGCACATCACGACGGCGGCCTGA